A window of the Salarias fasciatus chromosome 7, fSalaFa1.1, whole genome shotgun sequence genome harbors these coding sequences:
- the gins3 gene encoding DNA replication complex GINS protein PSF3 encodes MDSQSYFPVPPGVGMEENFFSLDDILLSQERLPTRTECAFPRLGFLEKSADSQDIPEGTKMELPLWLSKGLYEKKRRVLSVELPKVYREGWRTVFNADPTVVDLHKMGPYYYGLGSQMLHFDNPENPEIAQTLLQTFIGRFRRTMDSSQNAYNEDTSALVERLDCLEKELFKSGQSGLNGFQSWEKGRTSQLTASTLVLNYRKRKIADVQP; translated from the exons ATGGACTCCCAGTCGTATTTCCCCGTTCCGCCCGGGGTTGGCATGGAGGAGAACTTCTTCTCTTTGGACGACATTTTGCTCTCTCAGGAGAGGCTCCCCACCCGGACGGAGTGCGCCTTCCCCCGGCTCGGATTCTTGGAGAAGTCGGCCGACTCGCAAGACATCCCGGAG GGGACGAAGATGGAGCTCCCGCTGTGGCTGTCCAAAGGCCTGtatgagaagaagaggagggtaCTCTCAGTGGAGCTGCCCAAGGTCTACAGAGAAGGATGGAGGACAGTGTTCAACGCAGACCCCACCGTGGTGGACCTGCACAAGATGGGGCCCTATTACTACGGCCTGGGGTCCCAGATGCTGCACTTCGACAACCCAGAGAACCCGGAGATCGCCCAGACACTGCTGCAg ACGTTCATCGGCCGCTTCAGGCGGACCATGGACTCGTCTCAGAACGCCTACAACGAGGACACGTCGGCACTGGTGGAGCGCCTGGACTGCCTGGAGAAGGAGCTGTTCAAGTCCGGGCAGAGCGGCCTGAACGGCTTCCAGAGCTGGGAGAAGGGCCGCACGTCGCAGCTCACCGCCTCCACCCTGGTGCTCAACTACCGCAAGAGGAAGATCGCCGACGTGCAGCCCTGA